The genomic region TCGGTTCTGCCCTTATACTCTAGAATCTTACTTTGCTGATATAGAGGGTATTTTTCAGCAATATATTGAAGCTATAAaaaactgatttttttttttttttcattctaaatatatatatgtttgttttGTCCCTGTTGCCTAGGGACTTCCTTCTTCTATTTAAAGGAGAACTAAATCCTAGAATTttgagataataataattaagaaataattaaaatctaattttaagtGATAAATGTtgataatatcaaataaaatcctttaaaattaattcatctttctaataaacaattatgttaaattatttttaccttttttttgtTGCGGATTAtcgaattatataaaaaataaaaaggcaaATTTTGTGaagataatttatataatttgaacttttttgaatatattttattatgcgAGCTATATTTTTGTGTTTCAAAAacaatatgtatatttttttaattatgttaaaaatatataactacaaaattatatttaaatttaaattcacgACAACGCCCGGATAATTTTACTAGTATTATCTATAGGcataattactaattaaattatgaaatttacacttttttaatattaattattttaaaataaatatctatgctttcaatttatttttaaaaatatttctctacAACAATTTTTATAATGCGAAAAATAATGTGGTAAGTCAATTCTTTTtactaacataaaaattaatgaatcaataaaaaactTGTTGCGTTCAAATGTAAAATATGTGAAAGAATGCATATATGTGAGACTTTTAATAACTATGTTGTTAAGTCTAAcacaaactatttttattgatttataattattattttcttagtaaGCATAGTTACTTCTCACATCATCTTTCTTactattaaatttgaaaagtaGTCAtcgaataaaatatttttgaaaataaactaaaatataggttttttattttaaaatcttaaaacaattagataaaattattaaaaattataaaattcataatttaattgGTAATTAGACCTGACATTTACTgcaaataacaaaaatttatgaacATAAGGTAATGGCTTAAGtacaaattaaatcaaattttacactttttaataattttatctaattattttaaaattctaaaataaatatatatatttttaaattcgtTTTTAGAAACACTTTTcgatgataaatttttaaaaattcatggTATAAAAGATTATGTAGAAAATCGATTGTacttactaaaaaaataatagttatagATCAACTAAAATAGTTTGttctaaacttaataatatgACCATTAAAGTGTCATGTATGTGCATCATTTCATACATTTAACATTTAAACACAACAAATTTTTTGTTGAcccattatttttattttagtacgTAGAATTGACTTGCTACgttatttttctcataataaaatttagaaattattattgaaaaatatttttgaaaataaattgaaaaaatatatatttattttaaaattttaaaataattggataaaattattaaaacataaaaaactCAGAATCTAATTAGTAATTAGGCATAAGGTAATAGTGTATTATAAGACTTAATTgttttaagaaaaagtttaTAGGACTTAttgtaaaatatgaaaaacttttttttatctcttctGCTCTCTTCTTCCCAGAAAGTGATTTGATAAACGAGGAGAAAATATCCGGGAGACTCGGAAATTGGAAGCCCATGCTCAGTGATTGGTAAAACAGTGTAAAGAAAATGACAGCTCTtcatcaaataagaaagaaactCTCTGAGTCActcacttcttcttcttcgatATTAAAGTTGttatcatcatcttcttcactttATACTTCTCCATGGTCTGCCAGTCAATACCGCGGCGCTAAAGTCACTGCCATTCatgtttgttctttatttgagTTCTAGTttgaaattcattttatatatttacgattacttttttatagatgtttatgggttgttttcttttaactagTTGGGTTTATGGTGCAGTTAAGACCTGGCAATGTCATTGAGACTAAAggtaagtttttttttttttttaaagaaaagcaaTCGGGTgttatcttttcttcttttgctagTATTGTGGCTGATAAATAGTTTTTATGATGCAGGAAAAGTTTATCAGGTATTTATAACTGTTAATTATAGCagtattaatatttctttttgtttaaatctCATTTCTAGTTATTGAAATGTGGATTTTTTAGGTGCTTGAGGTGGAGCATAAGCAGCGAGGTAGAGGGGGAGCATCCATGCaggtttttatttctttaaactGTATGatgtgttattatattttaattgaatggGTATCGGATTTATGCTTTAAATTGGTTGAGTTAGCacctttatttttagtattggCATCCTATTGAATTTCATCACAAATGGATCCAATGGAAATTGAAGTTATAGTAGAAAAATGGGAGTGACTAGGCTTAGATGAAAATCCAGGTCTAGATAATAGGTCTTCACAGGAACAATATTCTCTGAGAGGTTTTGAATGAGAcacaagagaaaaaaaaaaactatccTTTTAGACATGTTAAgtactcatttttctttaatgtgaTATTTACATTCCAATTGCTGCATTAATTAggacaagaaaaaagaaaggaacttAGCTGGTTACATACTTCATTCGCTAAAACCCATcctcaatttaataaaatttggtTAGTGACCCTGCTTGCTTTCTGTAGGATGGATTAGGTTCCCTCCTTTTTCTCAAGGCACATAACATTGGCATGCATTGCCTCTTTAATAGGTTCATCATTAATATAACACTATcattttgagttttatttagaCTTATTGGTGAATGAAGTTGATTGCTTCCATTTAGCAATATTCTCATTCTGTGTCATTCTTGTCCTTATGTTGGTATTAAATGTATAAATGTGCTTTTATATTGCATTTGTCCATTGCCGTAGGTGGAGCTTCGCAACATAGACAATGGAAACAAACAAAGCTTACGGTTTAATACTGAGGAAGCTGTTGAAAGTATGTTTTTTAACTTGCCCCTTCTGTCCCAAAATGTATAGTGTTGTTTTGCAGCCCATTTCTTGGGTTTGATATTTGTTTCTGTCCCTTGCAAAAGTTTCCAATGCATCTTACAGTTTTTCTTCGACCACGTAGAATATCATCATATGACAAGTCATGAAAAAGAACCTAACTATTAGATTATCTAACCCAATTGTTGGATGAAAATTTCACCTTATTAGGATTATGTTACTTTTCTCTCTGTACATTAAGATCAGAAGAGTTAATGTGGTTTGGAGCTGACTTTGCTTCTGGATGTTTTGTTAGAATTATGTTCCCTTCTCTAGGGCCCACCTAATGCTTTTGGATAACCTTAAACTATTAAGAttcatttgttattttattgtatgaGTTGCTTATCAGATCTATATGTTCTATCTCAGCTGTTTTAAGAAGAATTCGTTGTCTATTCAACTAGTTCTACAAATAATGTCTAACAATCTCCACTATGCTTTCAGTTTCATTTCaaagtttaaataattttcatgCAATTTCTGCAGGGGTATTTGTCCAGGAAAGGTCTTTCACATTTCTGTATGAAGAACAGGGAAAGGCATATCTAATGGAGTTAGTTCTTTCCCCATTTCCTTGGAAAAACTCTTTCTTCTATACTATTTACTGTTCTAGTCAAATAGCTGTTGCAAACTTACTGAATGTTGCTTATGTTTTGAATACTCATCAGCCCTGAAAAGTTTGAGCAACTTGAAGTGCCAACAGAGTTGTTTGGCAATGCTGCACCATATCTAAAAGGTTGGTTGTATTCAACAATATGTGTTGTTTTGTATCTTATTCTTTTCCACCATGCTATAtttactctctttttttttttctgtctCTTGCAATATTTCTTGGACTTTTCAGGTCTCCCTTCTAAgggttttaaatttttgcatTGTCATGGTTCCGTAGAAAGTTAGAAACTGACAAATTGTCTATCCTGAAAATTCTAGGTAATATGACTGCAGAAATAGAAAGGCCTTGTTCTGACAACTGTTATAACATAAATAGAACACGATCATTAGGATATGATTGTTGACAACAGATTGTGTTAAAATTCTATCAACTGACAGTTCTGACATGGACCAAAGAAAAGCCTATGCCTTACAGAAAACCGCTCAAATGTAATTTTTGATAGGGCAGCAATATGAAGAGTTTTTGTGCTTGCCTTTGATTTTTGCACCTTGAATGCTGCTCCTGCAGCAAACAATTCCCCCTATTCACTTATTTCATCACATCAAGTATCAACGACTGCCGTatttgatatgcattgttATGGACTAAAGTACAAAGTTCTTGGTTTACAGAGGACATGCAAGTTAAATTGCAATTATATGATGAAGCACCTTTGTCTGGATCAATTCCTAAACAAGTAACATGCACTATAAAGGAGACACAACCACCTATGAAGGGGCTTACAGCTACACCGCGGtacatttcatttctttctatATGCTTATTTGTGCTTGTGCTTAATCTTTCTAAAGCTTGTCTCTCTTTTTAGACATGCTTTTGTTGAAGGCTGATTGCTAATCTGCTGCTTTAAGTAAAAGCTTGCATTTATAGTGAGGTAAATGTGCAAAATGGATGCATgcacataatatttatttaaactcACGCTCTTCTCTTTACGTAATCGGTTTTGGTTATCATTGCGGTGAAAGTTATGCACAAAGAATCCTTAGtatttttgctttttcatAATTGTTAAATTTGGTCATATTAATATGTGATATGATTTCGaatattgttttaatatttccATACAGAATGCCTTAAAAAATGCTTTAGGGAAAGGTAAGATgacaagagaaaaaataatgttataTTGGTGTATCATTACCCAAAAATATCAATGAAAAATGTTgttatgaaaaatatagaCCGAGTAGAAGAGatatcaaaattctaatttgtaAATGCTCAAGTAAAATTCTGAATTTGCATGCACATGCGTACTGTAATAtccatgtgtcaaaaatacatattaatacGTAATATCTGTTTCTTAGCAATACACTCTTTTGAGTTTATTGAGTGATTGAACACCAATATTCTCATCATATTCTATTGAAGTATTCATTgttcttcaattcttttattaagatttatgAATTTACCATAGGCTTTCACTTCATCCCATTGATTGTAGATATTATCAATAGTAATGAGATTAGATGCGGAGTCTGTAGTTTGTTTTCATGCCACTTgtaactctttttctttaatgcaGGTATAAAAAGGCTCTGCTGGACAATAATGTCACTATTCAAGTAAGTTAGAAACTGTCATTTCAAGTTGTTTATGGGCAAGCTGCTATTGTATAGTTAAAACTGTTACTGCCATGACCTCTTAGTGGGTTAGATTTGTTTTAACTAAACTACTCTTAACTTTTCATCGGTTGCTTGAAACCTTGCAGCTTGAAAAGTCTCTTTCTCCTTCTGTTTTTGTAGTTTAAATTTGCGTCCACTATTTTGTTGAGCTAGGTTCCTTACACTTAATCGAGATGTAAACATTTGGGATCCTGGTTCTCTATTTTGAGTGAAAGAGTCCAACTCTAGTATTTCTAGTCTCTCTATTTTTcgaactttttctttctctcactattttttttaatgtttttcttttaaatataaatctcTGATTCGTTTTCGTGTGAGATTGAAGAGATTAACCTGGGAAATATGGATCAAccgtaaaataaattacataaaacttcattttGCTTCACGGGTGTTCGCTATGGGTTGTTTAATCCTGATTCCTGATTCTAGGTTTTCGTTTTTCCTTATAAATCCCTAATGTCAGTCTTTTATGGATCTATTAGACCATTTGAGTTCATGACTTTACATGTAATAACAACTGCGAACCAAACTTACATATGATTTACAATGACAGAGAAAGTGAAATAGAATTTGTATCATCACTACTATCAGTAGAGTGAATTTGAGCATGTAATGCTTTGCTTTTACAACAAGATATACAAGGACTAAGACTATGTCGAACAAAACCTTTCGCTGTAAGCTCTTCCACTTGCCTATTTAACTCAGTATGAGAAAGGGATGAAAATAGATGAGGGTATTTTAGCAAAGTAATCATGTTATATGTATTACGCTAGTTTACTCAAATTACACTTCccattttctttctgttttggttcaaataactaatatttaaatcaatgaGCAGACacaaatcaattattttgtgCAGGTTTTGCGCAACGAGTCATTATATGGGGGAAATTTTTGACAAATGAAATGCAATATGTAGCCTACAAGTTTTGAGATATGGTATAACTATAAGAGGAGATGTTTAAAGATGTAAATAGTAgtaatctttttttctttttgggatTATTGGAGTATCAAGGTAGACCGACTTTCTCGTGTTCACTGTGGTGACCGATCTTCTTAAATTTCATagattttcatttgaaaattgtCTTATTTGTGTGTCTTTATGTGTCTTCTCATAAGTTTTGATGAGAAATCTTATATGTTTTCTGAAATATGCAGGTACCTGCTTATCTAGATACCGGTGAAGAAATCATTGTCGATACTAACGAGCACTCCTTTATTAGCAGGTGAAGATTGGCGCATCATATTTTAACTAGAGAAtcttgttttcctttttcctctttAAACTTGCTTCCAGTCTAAGCCTGCATATTTTGGATACCACTCGCAACAAGAGTTGTTTTGACCATCATTTCATTTTTCCTAATAAGAATGGCTGCTGCTTCTCAGGGCCAATAAATAATGTCAGCCTGCTGCTTCATTTTTGGTGGGATATGGAAGTTGCAAAATCCTTTTGACATATTGGACTAGGCCTATGAAGTTTACATAGCAGAACTCAGGTTTCAAATTATCAGTGAATTCTCTGCTTGAGTACTTATCTTTAGAGGTTGAACTATTCATTGCTATCAGTGCATATCTTTTGGTAGAAATGGAATAAAATTAAGCAGACGAACATGGAGATTGTAATTCTCTCCATTATCTTAGTTCAAATTTACCATGACGAAATGAGAAAGCTGTTGTTTTCAGCTATTTAAATCTAGAAATGTGTGTGTAGACACTCGGTTTCTGTTTAATTAGTTATTCTGCAAGGAACATAGACAAATTTATCTCTTTGGTCATGGATTTCTTACTGAGCCTTCATCTCAGGCATCCTGTGATTGTCAAAATTTTGAACCCTATTGTTGCCGTTGTATTTTCTATTCCTGCAAGCTTTACCTACAAAGTTATTATGGCTTAGAAATGAATCATGATAACATTAAAGACAAAAGGTACAAggtgcatttttctttttccacaTGATATTGGCGAGAAAAACTAATACAGACAACATTTCTGATAAGGTGTAGGTTTGCAAAGACAAGTGATTATGTGCACTTGGATTTCTAACTCAATGTGTTTGATGTCTTGATATCTGCTTTAGATAATTTATCACTTTTACTGTGAGCATTTCGAGATAATTATCtcttactaataaaaaaatagaagcgatgaggaaaaataaaaggcaAAGGCTGGTCTGAAAGAAATGGCCCAGATGAGAGGAAATAGAAGAACAAGAGAATTGTAATGGTTGTCATCCATTTGTAGGAActttataagaaaacaaaaggtgTAATTGTACATTTATGGGCTAAGGTGTGAATTTGCCCCCACCTGGACTTGATGATTATCATACATCAAGAATAAAGCCAAGTAGCAGCCATCCGTCCCTTTGTATCATCTAGATCCATTTTGTCTGCATATTAGCTACTCCACGGCCAAACAAAGCCACAAGCCTAATTGAGATTTCATATCCGCACGGAATTTGAGTTTGAACTTGAATTTCTTAATCAgttacttttaaatttatcggGTTTAAGACCGCAAAATGAGGTCAGAGGAACCAAAATCTAGAGATATACTGCCATCCTTTTTACTTTACAAATGACAAGTTTTTGGTTGGTGGGAGGAAGGACGGAGAGGATACGGGGTACTAAATCAGGTAATGAGATAATCCGTGAGTTTGAATGACCcaagaagaaaaaggggagggaaagtttttttcttttttcagagGGACGAACTACCAAATTAAATGACTACTCgccacaaaaaataaataaataaataaattgccACAAGAGTTTCAAGTCACTGCACCAGTAAAACTTATTGTAAAGTTGAAAGAATTAGCAAGAAATTTCAGTAATTAACCCTGTCAACATACAGAAAATGTCTATACAGATTGATGGAGCTGATTCATATCAATTTTTTGGGGCACTGAATTTCGAGATTCTCCAAAATATTATCCTGACTTGTAATTGTGGAAAATGTATAACTGTATCTTTAAAAGAAGGGACAAAAAGATGCACCCCAAACAAGTTTTGCTAATGAAAAGCAATTGCTAGCTCACATGCAATCCATAActatattataacaaaaatgCTTTAAACCCTGTCAACTTTCATTTCAGGAACAACAAAAACTAATGCAAAAATACCTGTTTATAATCAAgtacaaaatttatttttcctgtAATTTTCTCTTCTGAAGGACTTCCAAATGGAAAATTATCTTGAATTTGAGAGGGGATTTCATGGCGTCCAAAATCTGTCAATGAGCTAATATAACAAGTTCAAGTTCAGGTTCAAGTTCAAGTTCAAGttgaataaatctaaaaagCCTACCTCAATTGCactgtaaattttttaaaacaatcgGTTGCACTTATGGTGTGAACCACCAAACCAGCCAGAAACTACATGggcaaaatataattattaatagcTCAAGTCAACTGAAAATCTCTGTCTCTGCTGAAAACTACAACCCCACGGTTTTCTCAAACTTTTGGATCTGGTTCAGGAATATCCAGGTCATCTGCAAATGGAGACATTCAACAATCAGAAGTCAAAAGTAGCAACACTTCATCAAGCAATCAGAGCTCAGGTCTAAGCTCGTGACATGTGCAAACACAAACACACAAGTACAAAGAAACAGACTCAAGAGAGATGAGTACCATGACATGTGGAGCGATTCTAACACAATAGACAGGGAATCCTGTGTAGAATTTGAATGGTCCTCCTGACTTAAGAGTCTTCATGGCACAGTCTAAAGAGCCAGTGTAAGGATATTTTCCTTGAGCATCAGGTTGCATTTTCTGAATTTGAGTTTTAACATAATCAAAGGGAAGACTGCAAGCTGAAGCAAAGAACCCTGATACAGCACTTGCACCTgacaaggaaaagaagaaattgtcAAACTACTTTTGCCAAGTACCAAAAACAGCATACATGCGAGATATGGTCAAAATTGAAGTCAGGGTATCCAGACAATAGTTTAGAAGGAGAAATGTGATGATCACATTTAGCATTTTGCTCCAGAAAATTTAACAGAATATTAACAAAATCCTCTCAATTCCATGCTGGCAGTATCGATCTCTACCAAAATAGAGCAACAGAAAGTAGAATTCATGAAGACGTAAAACAATGGCCAAAAGAACAAGAGAACAGCAAACATCACAAGAAGATTACTCTTCTGATTCAATTGATTGCCTAGTGTAAAGTCTCATTCATAATACCACGCcaacaaaattatttccaTATATTGCTCCCCCaagaattattttaagttCACTTAAACTATGAAAAAATCCATGAGAGACCTAAACATGAAGCTAGTCTAGCTTTTGCCGCTTTTCTTACACATTAGGCTTCACTAACAATGCAGTTCTTCACACTATTTTAcacttaatattatttaccgCTCATAAGGTGCAAGCACAAGCATGTTTTCACAACTAGTAGAGGCATGCCAAAATCTCTAACACAGACACAGAACAGTGCAACTTGCTCAATCCAGGGTGACAAAAAATACATGTAGATTAGCCCAAAAAGGGGCAGAACCTCAGCCTGCATACAATGTGCACATTgcacagagagagagagagagagagagagagagagagagagagagagagagagttgcatGCCACTGATTAGAGATTGGAGAACCTTTCCCCCAAAATTGGATGATTACAAGCATGCAATATAAGGCTTTCCAAAAAGGAAACTTTTGTCAATTCAGAATCCCATAGAATGTGTTAGTCTGGCTAGAGCTATTTAGTTCTAACAATAGCACAATCTATAAGATACTCCATCCACTAATAGCTATCATTTCTGCACGGCTTCAAGAATATCACAGCAGCTGTAAAAGGATGCACTCCACAAAGATAAACAGAGTAGAAAGTACATCTATTTGAACAAGTGGACGAGTGACTTTTTAAAAGCTGCCTTGTccttattattaaattcaatgCTATACTTTAAGTACTTCTCCAAGAAGCATGCACACAACTATCTAAAAGTTTTGAGAAAGTAACATACATAAAGTTGAGTTTAACATGATTATACCAAAAAATCcccaaaaataaacaaattttagGAAAACACTAGATCAATTTGGCAAAAATTCAACAAGAATACTTTACCAATTTGAAGCAATCCACATACAAATTTGTGAAGAAACTTACCAATCACAGTAGCAGCTTCACTCAAACCAACAGAATCCCTGAAAAACTCAACAGTTTGATCATAAGAAGCAAGCATTCCCATGTTCAATGCCATGGCTCTCACTACAGTTGGGCCTGCACCCTTCCACAGAGCCAAAACTCCTTCGTCTGAGGAGATACGGTAAAGGGCATGGAAGGCATTTTTGTAATTTCGGCGCTGAGCAGCAGGGAGAGTGGCATCCGCCTGCATACGGATAAGTGCTAAATCTGCTGGACTGCCAACAGTTGCTCCAATAGCACCAGCAGTTAGCCCACACAAAGCCTTCTGATATAAAGGTAGAGGCTTCCCATCATTGGCTTCAATAGCTTTGTTGGTCAAaatccttaattaaaaaaaagaagtaaatgaATCTGACAAGATTAATAAAGTTAAATCTGAAAACAGATAAATACAGTTTCACAAGGTAAACCAACTAGAGAAGGGACTGAGTAACAACATTCAACAGAATAAGAACATAGGCAATTTCGTTTCCATACCACAATTTCATCATGACAAATTATTGCAATTTAAATGGACAGTAGatgtaaatgaaaaatattaagtgATATCTCAGTGTCAAAACTTGTTAAAACACTTACTTGAATGATCCAAGTCGGGCAGTTGTATATGTGGCTTGCCTGAGTAGTCCAGCAGATAGCCCCTGCTCAAAATATCATCATTCAGACACAGTACACAATTATCAAATCTCAGCCAAAACACTTGATCACATCTCAAGtcaaaaaaagataaaacagTTTCATTGGCCAAGATACACTTAATGTATTCAAGACCGGAAATTTCATACATATCCTTTACTTATCTCCTTTCTGTAGACCCCCATTACACTAAAAGACAGTATAGCAATGAGGGTTTGAACTTCAGAAAATTGTAACTTCTACTACATAACATGTCAAATTTGGAATTGAATACCCTATAAGGTGCTTGATTCTAAGGCTATATGATTGACACTCTCAAACTTTCCACTTGAAACACAAGTAAACCCAGATCAAGCATTGACAAAGATCAAACGTTTGCACGCGTAGATCTTATAACTAACAAAATATAGAACcaaatagtaaaaatagaTCAAAAGTTTATACAAcgaaaattcaaaattcactTTTCAAACCTTGTAGAAGGCACCAAAACCCTCTTCTTTAAGCATAGTCCTCGTCACCTGAGCAGCTGAACCCTGACCCAATTGAATCCTCACCTGTACCAAAcccaaaataaaactattaaaacaaGAACCATAACAACCCAAATTAGCACCTAAAACCAAAAGAACCCTTTTCAAAACATAAACCCAAAAAACCCAGATCTAAAGACCCAGTACAGCTCCAAAAAGACACAAGCTTTAAATCATATACAACTCTATACAAAGAAACTGATCTATAAAGTAGTTAAAGTAATCCATAGATGCATAAAGATATCAAGATATATGCAAATATAAAAACCTTGATCATATCGATGGGTTGAATGACACAAGTGGCAAGCATACCAGAGGCACCACCATTAACAAAAGGTTTAACAGTAGGCCATACACCAGCTGCTGCTTGGGACTTCTTCTCATCTCCCATTTTTCTCTTCTGTTCTAGATTctaaagagagagagagagagagagagagaagctGTGTGTTAATGTGTGTATGTTGAGGAAGGAGGCGTGGGAGCCtgtgagagagaaaaagaagaaatataaagtACACACAAACACTCTTGGGATTGTTTGGTTGCCGGACTTtcccataataataataattattattattatttttacaacaATTGATTTTCAAACAAGAAATTCTGACCTTTTTAATTGGGTTggacaatttttttcttttattttttgaaactttgtaattattgttatttataatttaagaaaattgtAAGGCTTTAACGTATGACAATTAAAACTTTGCcttaatatgtatattataataacaataaaataattataactaatatcttatttttaagttgtatgtaatattgttattattttaattataaataatattttaaaataaattaataaatatcttaatgtttttaatattttaaagtcccattacaaaatatttatcatatatttaaaatttataacaacTTAAAATAGGTTGATTGAAAAGATTTTAACctaataaagtttttaatattttaaaattttaaataaatagaatagaATTTTCCTGTATATTAATATAGATTAGTCTTATAGCAGAtaaacatatatcaaaatagattaaatattttaaaatattatatataaatgtatacatatatgataaattcaatatttagaataaatttttaatatttaaaataaaatttttactatttaatataGATGCAGCGATATTTAAATagatgaataaaattttaaaataatttatttttctataatgaATTAGAGCATTTTTAACATACTTTTTATGTATGtcaaatattttgttttaattttttaataaattaatactttaatacactatttgttctttaaatataaaatagaaagttgATTGAGAATCAAACTTTATGCtccaaattatatttaataaatgcactataaatttatatacacttagttatttaatatttataattcttatttttctattggtaaaatttttataaaaattaaaattattaaatatttataaaaaaataaaatataaaaatctactagatttaaatataatattttatattttatatttaaatattttaaaaatgctctatataaaagatattatgttctttcaaaagaataccattataactatttttataaatgaaaaatagatttaCACTACCTTATTAagttagaatatatatatatatattctcaaACTAATTTGGCAAATACAAAAACCATTAAAgagttatataaatattatttcatatttagttccatctttttctaaaaaaaatcaaatatggaatttaacattttaattatttatttttttataatttaaatatttttggcAGGCagaataacttttttttttttgtatggCATGAGATTTGTTGCAACTATGATGCAACACCAACACAAATTGGGTATGGATTGGTGGATTTTATTTAGTGGA from Ricinus communis isolate WT05 ecotype wild-type chromosome 9, ASM1957865v1, whole genome shotgun sequence harbors:
- the LOC8258944 gene encoding elongation factor P isoform X3 codes for the protein MTALHQIRKKLSESLTSSSSILKLLSSSSSLYTSPWSASQYRGAKVTAIHLRPGNVIETKGKVYQVLEVEHKQRGRGGASMQVELRNIDNGNKQSLRFNTEEAVERVFVQERSFTFLYEEQGKAYLMDPEKFEQLEVPTELFGNAAPYLKEDMQVKLQLYDEAPLSGSIPKQVTCTIKETQPPMKGLTATPRHAFVEG
- the LOC8258944 gene encoding elongation factor P isoform X1: MTALHQIRKKLSESLTSSSSILKLLSSSSSLYTSPWSASQYRGAKVTAIHLRPGNVIETKGKVYQVLEVEHKQRGRGGASMQVELRNIDNGNKQSLRFNTEEAVERVFVQERSFTFLYEEQGKAYLMDPEKFEQLEVPTELFGNAAPYLKEDMQVKLQLYDEAPLSGSIPKQVTCTIKETQPPMKGLTATPRYKKALLDNNVTIQVPAYLDTGEEIIVDTNEHSFISRANK
- the LOC8258944 gene encoding elongation factor P isoform X2 encodes the protein MSLRLKVSFFFFLKKSNRVLSFLLLLVLWLINSFYDAGKVYQVLEVEHKQRGRGGASMQVELRNIDNGNKQSLRFNTEEAVERVFVQERSFTFLYEEQGKAYLMDPEKFEQLEVPTELFGNAAPYLKEDMQVKLQLYDEAPLSGSIPKQVTCTIKETQPPMKGLTATPRYKKALLDNNVTIQVPAYLDTGEEIIVDTNEHSFISRANK
- the LOC8286296 gene encoding mitochondrial dicarboxylate/tricarboxylate transporter DTC, which gives rise to MGDEKKSQAAAGVWPTVKPFVNGGASGMLATCVIQPIDMIKVRIQLGQGSAAQVTRTMLKEEGFGAFYKGLSAGLLRQATYTTARLGSFKILTNKAIEANDGKPLPLYQKALCGLTAGAIGATVGSPADLALIRMQADATLPAAQRRNYKNAFHALYRISSDEGVLALWKGAGPTVVRAMALNMGMLASYDQTVEFFRDSVGLSEAATVIGASAVSGFFASACSLPFDYVKTQIQKMQPDAQGKYPYTGSLDCAMKTLKSGGPFKFYTGFPVYCVRIAPHVMMTWIFLNQIQKFEKTVGL